The Sphingomonas sanguinis nucleotide sequence CTGAAGCCGCCGCGCGCCGATATTCTCGACCTGGCCGTTCACCTCGGCCGCAATGCGCGCGATCGCGGCGATGCCATCCTCGGTAAAGGCGATCTCGACACCCTCGGTGCCGATCAGCGCCTTGTACTGCGCGGGCAGCGACGCCTTGGTGTCCGACAGGATCGCGACGAAGTCGCTCTCGGTCAGCGCCTTCAGCTCGACCCGGATTGGCAGACGGCCCTGCAATTCGGGCAGAAGGTCGGACGGCTTGGCGACATGGAACGCGCCCGACGCGATGAACAGGATATGGTCCGTCTTCATCGGACCGTATTTGGTTGCGACCGTCGTCCCCTCGATCAGCGGCAGCAGGTCGCGCTGCACGCCCTCACGGCTGACCGAACCGCCGCGCACGTCCGAAACCGCGATCTTGTCGATCTCGTCGAGGAAAACGATCCCGTTCGCCTCGGCATCGGCCAGCGCGGCGCGGCTGACCTCGTCCTGGTCGAGGCGCTTGTCCGCCTCTTCCTCAACCAGCTTGGTCCAGGCGGCGGAGACGGTCAGCTTGCGGCGCTTGAGCGGCTGGCCGCCGAACGCCTTGCCCATCATCTCGGACAGGTTGATCATCTGCGGCGCGGCACCGGGAATCTCGAACGGCGTCGCCTGCGCCTGCTCCAGTTCGATCTCGATCTCGGTCTGGTCGAGATGACCGTCGCGGAAGCGCTGACGGAAGGCCTCGCGCGTCGCCTGGCTCGAATCCTTGCCGACCAGCGCGTCGAGCAGGCGGTTCATCGCCGCCTCTCCCGCCTTGTCCTTCACCGCGACGCGGCGGCGTTCCTTTTCCAGCCGGATCGCCTCCTCGACCAGGTCGCGCGCGATCTGCTCGACGTCGCGGCCAACATAGCCGACCTCGGTGAACTTGGTCGCCTCGACCTTCACGAAGGGCGCATCGGCAAGCTTGGCCAGACGGCGGCTGATCTCGGTCTTGCCGCAGCCGGTGGGGCCGATCATCAGGATGTTCTTGGGCGTCACCTCATCGCGCAGATCCGCGCCGAGCCGCTGGCGACGCCAGCGGTTTCGCATCGCGACGGCGACGGCGCGCTTGGCGTCGGCCTGGCCGATGATGTGCGCGTCGAGCGCGGCGACGATCGCCTTGGGGGTCAACTGGTCGTTCATGGGAGCTTTCGGATTACGGGGTGCTTACTGGGCGCCATCGATGGCTTCGAGCGTGACGCGGTCATTGGTGTAGACACAGACATCGGCGGCGATCGCCATCGCCTTGCGCGCGATCGTCTCGGCATCCTGTTCATAGTCGACGAGCGCACGGGCCGCCGCGAGCGCGTAATTGCCGCCAGATCCGATCGCACAGATGCCGTTCTCCGGCTCCAGCACGTCGCCGTTGCCGGTCAGGATCAGCGTCACGTCCTTGTCAGCGACGATCATCATCGCCTCGAGGTTGCGCAGGAACTTGTCGGTCCGCCAGTCCTTGGCCAGCTCGACCGCCGCGCGCAGCAACTGGCCGTTATGCCGCTCCAGCTTGGCCTCCAGCCGCTCGAACAGGGTGAAGGCATCCGCCGTCGCACCCGCAAAGCCGCCGATGACCGAGCCGTCGCCCAGCCGCCGGACCTTGCGCGCATTGGGCTTCATGACCGTCTGGCCCATCGAAACCTGACCGTCCCCGGCCACCACCACCCGGCCGCCACGGCGCACCGAGCAAATCGTCGTGCCATGCCAGGTGGGCATGGCGTGTTCATTCCCGCTCATGCGCGGCGATATGGAGGTGGGGGGCGGCGGGTTCAATGGAGGCGATCACTCCCCGCCGCCGTTCCGCCTGAGCGCAGTCGAAGGCCACGCCCGACCATTGCGGCTGGGTGTACCTATTCCTCCCCTGCAAGGAGAGGTGGCAGGCCGAAGGCCTGACGGAGGGGTGTCCCGACTCGAGAGGAAGGACCGTCCTCGCGGTCGGTGACACCCCTCCACCAGCTTCGCTGGTCCCCCTCCCCTTGCAGGAGAGGAATAGATAGTTGCCCGGCGTCTGCCGCTTCAGCATGGCCTTCGATTTCGAAGCGATGCGCCGAAGTTTATCCTGAGCGGCTGGCTTGCCAGCCAGTCGAAGGGCTCAGGCTGAACGGAGGATAGGGATTACTCCCCCAGCTTCTCGATCTTGTCCTTGAGCGCGGCCAGCTCCGCCTTCAGAGCCGCCATCTCCGCGTCCTTGCTGGCGGCAGGTGCTGTCGGAGCGGGCGCAGGCGCCGCCGCACCCGGCTTGAACCCCTGGGTTGCCGCCTCGAACATCGCCAGGTTGCGCTTGGCCATGTCGGCGAAGGGCGTATTGGCGAATGCTCCCTCGACCGCCGACTTAAACTGTTCCTGGTTGCGGCGGAAGCTGTCCATCGACGCCTCCAGATAGCCCGGCACCATCGCCTGCATCGAATCGCCGTACATCGAGATGAGCTGGCGCAGGAAATTGACCGGCAGCATCGTTTCGCCCCGGCTTTCCTCTTCCATGATGATCTGGGTCAGGACATTATGGGTGATGTCCTCGTCGGTCTTGGCGTCGACCACCTTGAAGTCGCGCCCCGCGCGAATCATGCCCGCCAGGTGGTCGAGCGTGATGTAGGAGGAGGTTTCGGTGTTGTAGAGCCGCCGGTTCGCATATTTCTTGACGATCACGACGCCGTCCGATGCCTGCTTCTTCATGGACCCCCGCCTTTCATGGTTTTGCCGCAGCCTAACGCCTTGGATTTCGCATCGCAACATGGTCCGCGCCCCTTGCCGCTGTTCCTGGCGATGTTGCGCAGCGAGGCTGCGGAAAATCCCGAGCGGGCCCAGGCCGCGCTGACCGGCCTGC carries:
- the hslU gene encoding ATP-dependent protease ATPase subunit HslU encodes the protein MNDQLTPKAIVAALDAHIIGQADAKRAVAVAMRNRWRRQRLGADLRDEVTPKNILMIGPTGCGKTEISRRLAKLADAPFVKVEATKFTEVGYVGRDVEQIARDLVEEAIRLEKERRRVAVKDKAGEAAMNRLLDALVGKDSSQATREAFRQRFRDGHLDQTEIEIELEQAQATPFEIPGAAPQMINLSEMMGKAFGGQPLKRRKLTVSAAWTKLVEEEADKRLDQDEVSRAALADAEANGIVFLDEIDKIAVSDVRGGSVSREGVQRDLLPLIEGTTVATKYGPMKTDHILFIASGAFHVAKPSDLLPELQGRLPIRVELKALTESDFVAILSDTKASLPAQYKALIGTEGVEIAFTEDGIAAIARIAAEVNGQVENIGARRLQTVMEKLLEEISFEAEDRQGSTLIVDAAYVDKQLSAVARNTDLSRFVL
- the hslV gene encoding ATP-dependent protease subunit HslV, with translation MPTWHGTTICSVRRGGRVVVAGDGQVSMGQTVMKPNARKVRRLGDGSVIGGFAGATADAFTLFERLEAKLERHNGQLLRAAVELAKDWRTDKFLRNLEAMMIVADKDVTLILTGNGDVLEPENGICAIGSGGNYALAAARALVDYEQDAETIARKAMAIAADVCVYTNDRVTLEAIDGAQ
- the phaR gene encoding polyhydroxyalkanoate synthesis repressor PhaR produces the protein MKKQASDGVVIVKKYANRRLYNTETSSYITLDHLAGMIRAGRDFKVVDAKTDEDITHNVLTQIIMEEESRGETMLPVNFLRQLISMYGDSMQAMVPGYLEASMDSFRRNQEQFKSAVEGAFANTPFADMAKRNLAMFEAATQGFKPGAAAPAPAPTAPAASKDAEMAALKAELAALKDKIEKLGE